The DNA sequence CCGATTCGACAAGAACGGCAAGGTGTACCAAGCGGTCTGCGCGGCCTGTGGCGCGGGCAGCTTCCCAACCACCCCGGGCGCCTGGAGCACCAATGCGGGCCACCCCAACTGCAACCTGGGCGTGTTCAAGTTCGATCTCTTCATCCCGCAGGCGGACATTGACATCGCCGGTGACAACCAGATCTGCTTCCCAGCTACGGTCCAGTTCGTGAACAACAGCACCGGCGGCAACACCTACCTGTGGGATTTCGGCGATGGCAACACCAGCACCGAGTTCGCCCCGGCACACACCTATACGCAGGAAGGCGTGTTCATCGTGACGATGACCATGACCGACCAATACGGCTGCTCACAGCCCGCCACCAGCAGCATCGAGATCACCAGCCTGCCACCGCCGGTGGCCGGCATCGAACCGGTGCTCCCCATCTGCCCGGGTGGAAGCCTGCAACTCTTCGGTGTGGACGCCGAGGCCTGGCAGTGGTCTCCGCCGGAGATCTTCGAGAACGCTTTCGTGCAGAACCCCATCGCCACGCTGGATAGCGCCATGACCATCCAGTTGGTGGTGACCGGCGTGTGCGGCACGGACACGGCCTGGGTGGAGGTGGAGTTCATCCCGGCCACCGGATCCTCGCAACCCGATGTGGACATGTGCCTCGGTGCCGGTGTGACCCTGACCACCATGGGCGCAGGCACCTTCGTATGGTCGCCGGTCATAGGGCTCTCCGATCCCTTCTCGCCCGCACCGGTCGCCAATCCGACGGACACCACCACCTACGTGGTCACCATCACCACACCGGAAGGCTGCGTGGTGATCGATTCGGTGACGGTGAACGTGGTGGTGATGGAACCCATGCCCACACTCCAGGACACGGCGATCTGCCTGGGATCTTCGGTGCAACTCTTCGGTCCGGATGGGAACCAATGGCTGTGGCAGCCCGCGCCGGGCATCAGCACACTGGATGTGCAGAACCCCGTGGTAAGCCCCACGGAACCCACCCTGTATGTGGTCACGGCCTACAACATCTGTGGCTTCATGCTGGACAGTGCTTTCGTGGACGTGATCACAGTGAACGCGATGGCCTGGCCGGACACGATCATCTGCCCGGGATCTCCTGTACCGCTCTTCGCCACCGGTGGCGTGTCCTACAATTGGTCGCCGCCGGAAGGGTTGGACAACGCCAGCATCGCGAACCCCGTGGCCACGGTCTTCCAGCAGACGACCTTCACCGTCACCGCCACCGACGCACTGGGCTGTGAAGGCAGCGCCTCGCTCACCATCGGCATGCTGCCCGACCCGCCGGTGTGGGCCACCGGGGATGCGGTGATCGAACTGGGCGACCAGGTGTGGATCGAAGCCTTTGGCGATGGCACTTTCGAATGGACACCACCGATCTGGCTCGATTGCCCCACCTGCCCGGGCACCATCGCCACACCGCAACAGACCACCACCTACACGGTGACGATCACCGCGGGCAACGGCTGCACCAACACCGCCACGATCACCATCATCCTCAACGGCACCCTCTTCGTGCCGAACACCTTCACGCCGAACGGGGATGGAGACAACGACTTCTTCTTCGCCCTGGGCTCGGAGATCAAGACCTTCCGCCTGCTCATCTTCGACCGCTGGGGTATCGAGTTTTTCCGCACTGAGAGCCTCGATGGCCGGTGGGACGGCACCTACCGTGGCCGCGAAGCACCGATCGACACATACGTCTGGCGCATCGATCTGGAGGAGCTCTCCGGCGAGCGCCGCACCGTGTTCGGGCACGTGAACCTGATCCGCTGATCGGTGCTCAATCGGGCAGAAAGGCCCTTGCCTCCAACCCCATCCATCGCATGGCCGCGCCACTCAGGAGCATCTCCTTTCGGGCATCATCCCAAGGCATGCTGCGGATGAGCTGGCCGGGTTCCAGTTCGCCCAGCGGGAAGGGATAGTCGGTGCCGAGCGCCACCCGCTCGGCGCCCAGGAGGTCCACCACATAGCCCAGCATGGTGGGGTCGTGCACCAGCGCATCGATCCAGAAGCGGCCGAGGTACGCGCGCGGGTCCACAGGATTGTCCACGGCGCAGAGATCAGGGCGCACTTGGAAGCCATGGGCGATGCGGCCTACGGTGGCCGGGAAGGAGCCACCGCCATGGGCGAAGGCCACGCGCAACGCGGGCAGCCGCTCCAGCAGCCCGCTGAAGATCATGGAGGTGATGGCCACGGTGGTCTCCACCGGCATGCCCACCAGCCAGGGCATCCAGTATTTGTCCAGCCGATCGGCGCCCATCATGTCCCAGGGATGCACGAACACCGCCATGTCCAGCGCGGCGCAGGCGGCGAAGAAATCGAAGAGTCGCGGCTCGCCCAGGTTGATGCCGTTGATGTGCGTGCCGATCTGCACGCCCACCAGGCCGATGCGCTTGCAGCGCTCCAGCTCCTGGATGGCGAGCGAGACATCCTGCATGGGCACGGTGCCCAGGCCAGTGAACCGTTTCGGCCAGCGTTGCACGATGCCCGCGATGTGGTCGTTGAGGAACATCGACAGGTCCAGCGTGTCGTGCGGCTTGGCCCAGTAGCTGAACATCACCGGCACGGTGCTGAGCACCTGTACATGCACGCCATGCTGGTCGCATTCGGCGATGCGCGTGGCGGGATCCCAGCAGTTGGCCTGTACCTCGCGGAAGAACTTGTCGTCCATCATCATGCGTGCGCAGCCCGGCCGGTGGTGGTCCAGATGGATGAATCCCCGGTAGCCGTACTTGGCGCCGAAATCCGGGATGTTCTCCGGCAGGATGTGCGTGTGGATGTCGACGGTGAGGGGCCCGGTCATGCGCATCTACACGAAGCGGGGGTCGGTCGCCATCACATGGCCGCACTTCTTGCAGGTGCGCAGTTCCTCGTTGCCGTAGAACTCGCGGAAGCGCGGGATGAAGTCCTTCTCGATGTTGTGCAGCACGAAGCGGTATTCGTGCAACAGGTTGTTGCACTTTTCGCAATACCACTGGAGGCCATCCTCCAACTCGCGGTCGTCTCGCTTCACCTCGATCACCAGGCCCACGGTGTTCGCCGGGCGGCGCGGTTGGTGGGGCACACGTGCGGGAAGCAGGAACATCTCGCCTTCCTTGATCGGGATGGTCACCGCCTTGCCATCCTCCTGGATGCCCACTTCGATGTCGCCTTCCAGCTGGTAGAAGAGCTCCTCGGTCTCGTTCCAGTGGTAGTCCTTGCGCGCGTTGGGGCCGCCCACCACCATCACGATGTAGTCGCCTGCCTCGGCATAGAGATTCTTGTTGCCCACGGGGGGTTTCAACAGATCGCGGTTGGTGTTGACCCAGCCGCGGAGGTCGAAGGGTCTGCGGATGCTCATGGCCCGGAGGTTCGTGCCGCTAAAGGTAGCGGTCCGGGCGCGCCTTACTGCCGGGTGCTTCGGCCGGCCATCAACAGCAGGGCGCCGTTGGTGCGCATCATGTCGCGCGTGTACTTCTCGTCCTGGGTGAAGGCCTTCACACGCTTGTCCCAACTGACGATGGCGAAGGGGAAGTCCAGCGCATCGGTGTCGGTACCGTCGTACTTGGAGGAGGCCAGCATGCTCACCTCCATGTCGAGCGGCTCGAAGACCAGCTCGCCTTTGGGCAATTCGGCACGGGTGTCCACCAGGATGCGTTTGGGGACGAAGCCCTCCCGTTGGAATACGATGCCGTAGGTCTCGCCGACGGGCAGCCCCACCTTGAACTTGCCGGTCTTGTCGGTGGTCTGTTCACCCACCAGATCATTCTCCCGGTAGACCGCGATGTGGCAGCCCTCCAATTTCTTGTCGCCATCGGTGATGCGGCCGGTGATGGGCAACACAGGTTCGGCCGTTGCTCCGGCCTTGCTTTTCGCGGCGTTCTCCTGCGCGTAGGCGAGACCTGGCAGGGTGGTCAAAGCGATGATGGCCAGGGATGTACGGATGGCGTGCATGGCTCGTGGATATGGGGGGCTTGTACCTCCCGTCCGCAGCCAAGGTTTCCTTCAGGTACGGCCCTGCTCCCGCCCGATCACCGCGCCACCACCAGTCTCAGGCCCACCGCACTTGCAGTGGTGGTCAAGCGCACGGTGTACAGTCCGGGTACCAGCCCTTGCACGAAGTCCAGGTCTCTTGCCGCCCCGGCTTCCTGCCACCACCGTTCGGTATGGACCAGACGGCCACCCGCATCGAAGACCTCCATCACCACATCACCACCGGCACCGTCGTGCCGCAGCCAGGCTTCTCCCTGCGCCGGGTTGGGGTGGATGGTCCAGTCGGATGCGATCAGTTCTTCCATGCCGGTGCAGATCTCCACGAACACGGTGACGAAGTCGCCGCTGAAGGACAGGCAGGCACCGGTGCTGGAGATGGATGGGAGTGCGTTCCCCGGTACCGCCCCCACAAGTGCCCCATTGTGCGAAATGCCCCACACGCGGTATTCGCCCAGTGGCAGCCCGTTGAAGTCCAGGGAGATCCCGGCGAGTTGGGTGATGATGATATCAAGCGCATTGGTAAGCACATAGGTGTAGCTCTGGGAGGAGATGGAACTGTTCACGAAGGCGATCACGTCCGACTGGCCGTCCTGGCAAACGAACTCCACGGAGGCCTGGTCGCTGGTGGCCACGGTGCCACCGTCGCAGAAAAGGGATGGGACCTGGCCGGTGATGCACACCGTGAATGCGCCGCCCGTGCCGAATTGCAGGTTGCTGAAGATGCGCACCAAGTATTCCTCGCCCTGTGTGACGGGTACCGTGAGCGGCCCGCTGGGCTGCACTTCGCAGGCCACTTCGGCGCCGCCGCATGCGGTCAACACCACGATGCCCCAATCGGTCATGCCGATCGGATCGAGGGTGATCTCCACCTCCGAGTTCAAGCCGGCGTTGAAGGTGTACCACACATCGGTGTAGCCCACGGTGCTGAAGTCACAGGCCGGGTTGCCGGGGCCGGGCACGCTGTAGGTGTTGTCGCCTGCCGTGGGCGCACAATCCAGTTCGATGGTGAGTTCGGTGGCGTTCGCGCAGAGGTCGTTCTCCGGGATGCAATCGAGTACGATGACCGTGGCGCCCGTGACGTCCAGTGCGCCACAAATGCTTCCACCGCCCTGGATCAACAACGCGTTGATGTCGAAGCCCGTGGTCTCACCCAGGATCAACTGTCCGGGATCCACCGTGGCGGGGTCATAGACCAAAGTGTGGATCGTGTATTGTCCCGGTGTCGCGGCGGAGAAGACCGGCCCCCCGGAGAGCGCTACGATCACCAATGCGGGACCCTGCGTCAGTGCATAGGCCACTTCGTAACCGTCAGGAACGTTGGCATCGCCCTGCGGTGTGGCGGCGACGATCGCGTTGCCATTCACCAGGCACACCGGTGTGGCCACGGCCAGGAGCGAGCCAGCATCAGCCTCGCAGGGCGGCAGACAGGTCTGCACATTGAATTGCGCGCCCGCCACATCGAGGCTCGCGCAGATGTCGCCGCCGTTCTCGATCAACAGTGCCGCGATGTCGGATCCCGTGGTCACGCCGATCACCACTTGGCCCAGGTCCAGCGTGGCCGGATCGTACACCAGCGTGTGGATGGTGTAAAGCCCTTCGGCGCCCACCCCGAAGAAGGGATCGCCCTGCGCGTTGATGATGACAAGTTCCTCGCCCTGCGTGAGCACATACAGCAGGCCGTAGCCATCGGGTACCACGGCGTCACCGCCCGGGGTTCCCAGCAGGATCGCTGTACCATCTTCCAGGCAGGGGTTCGCATCGATCGGCGAAAGCGTGCCCGCGAGGGCCTCGCAGAAAGGTGGCTGGCAGTCTTCCACACTGTATTGCGCGCCCACCACGTCGAGCGAAGCGCAGACCTCGCCACCGCCTTGGATAAGCAACGCGTTCACATCGAAGCCCGTGGTGACGCCCAATTCCACGATGGAGAGGTCGAGCGTGGTGGGATCGTACACCAGGGTGTGTATGGTGTGCAAGCCAAGTTCCTCGGCGATGAACTCCGGTTCGGTGTTCACACCGATGATCGTCAGCCCGGCGCCCTGCGTCAATACATAGATCACCTCGTAGCCCTGCGGCACTGACGCATTGCCTTCCGGAATGGCCGTCAGCGGAGAGGTCCCCGCCACCACGCAGGCCACGCCACCGCCGGTGAGGGTGCCAGCATATGCATCACACGGAGGCGCAGAGCAATCCTGCACATTGAATTGAGCGCCCGCCACATCGAGGCTCGCGCAGATGTCGCCGCCGTTCTCGATCAACAGTGCCGCGATGTCGGATCCCGTGGTCACGCCGATCACCACTTGGCCCAGGTCCAGCGTGGCCGGATCGTACACCAGCGTGTGGATGGTGTAAAGCCCTTCGGCGCCCACCCCGAAGAAGGGATCGCCCTGCGCGTTGATGATGACCAGCTCCTCGCCCTGCGTGAGCACATACAGCAGGCCGTAGCCATCGGGTACCACGGCGTCACCGCTCGGGGTGGCCAGCAGGATCGCTGTGCCATCTTCCAGGCAGGGGTTCGCGTCGATCGGGACCAGCGTGCCCGCGAAGGCCTCGCATTCTTCCACCACGCCAGGACCAATGACGCATATCTCGAAAGTGGTGGTGGCGGGCATGCCGCCGTACCAGTCGTTCACGCGCACGAAGTAGATCTCCCCGATGGTGAGTCCGGTGGCTTCGAGCACCTCCACACCGCCGGCCGATGCGGCATCCGCACAGGCGATGCTCACCGAATTGGCGCAACTGCCGGCGCGCAGGTCCACTGTGGCATCGAATGCAGGACTGCCATCCACGATGATGGTGTGCTCAGTGGCGGTGGCGGTGAAACTGTACCAGACATCATCCTGGGCATTGCCCAGGAAACCGGCGCAGAAGACCGCCGGCAGCGAACCGCCACTCACCAGCGCGCCGAAGACATCACCCGTGACCGGCAGGCATGCAGGTGCCGGGACCAGTTCAATGGCCCCATCGCATTCATCATTATCCGGCGGTGTGGCCGTGCAGGGTGTGCCGCTGAAGGTGAGGGTGTAGGGTCCGGTGGCGCCACTGCCGCCCAGCACCGCATAGAAATAGGTGCCCACCGGCACTTGGGGGAAGAAGATGCTGAAGTTGCCATCGCCACATTCGTCCGTGGTCACGGAACCCTGCCCAAGGTTCACCAGGTTGTTGAAGGGGCAGCCCATGAACAGGAGCGTGTAGGCCCCCTCGAACGCGGGGTCGGTGCCGCAGTAGGATACAGTGAGGTCCACGCAGGCGCTCACGGTGAAGGCTTCCCACACTTCGGGCACGCCGAATCCGATCCCATCGGAAGCGCCCGTGTTGTCACCGTTCACCGTCACACTTCCGCCCACAGGCAATTCCACGATCGTGGCGCCCGAGCAGTCGTCATTCGGCGGTGGGCCGCCCATGGGCAGCGCGGGATCCAATGCGGACGGTCCCCAGGTGCCGATGGTGATGGCTTCGGTGGGCCACTTGTCCGCCGGCCATGGTTGCGCGCCCTGGCCGCACAAGACCAGGGAGGTTATCAAGGACAGGAGGGACAGGAGGGAACGGGGAGGTGTTGAGCAGAGTGCGTAGCGTGCCTTCATCGAGCGGGTGTGGGTTGTACCGGAGGGTGCAAAGTTCATGTCAATGGAGGTCCGTTCGACCGAAAAGAAAGAGGCGGGACACGATGGTCCCGCCTCCGCTCCTATCGTTGCCTGGTCAATGCACCACGATTCGCTGCTCGTGGCGGTGGTTGTCCGTGGTGAAGCGCAGCACATAGGTGCCCGGCACGAGTTTGCCGCCCAGCGCCATCCAAACGGCCTCGCCACGCGTCATGTAGCGCGACTCCTGGTGCACGGCACGGCCCGCCACATCGAACACATCCATGGCCACCAGCGCATCGGCACCGCCGTACACCACGGTGAAGTCACCCGTGTTCGGGTTGGGGAACACGTTCCATCCGGCGCCCGCGATATCCTCGGCGATGCCAACACCAGGCTGTACGATCAGCGAATAGTCCTCCACCTCGCCATAGCTGGCCAGTCCGCAGGGCGTGTCGTTGAAGTTGTTGGTGTACTGGCTGCCATCGTGGGTGTCGTGCAGGCGGATGCGCATGCGCGTGGTGCCCAGCGGGGTGCCGGCCGGGATGGTGACGTTGCCCGTATAGATGTCCACCGAACCGATGATGGAGGTGAAGACCAGTTCACCGGCATCGAAGAAGTCCTCGTCCTGGTTCAGGTCGATCCACACCAGCACCTGGTTGGTGCTGTAGGAGGTGTTGGCTCCGTTGCGCGCCACATCGATGGCGATCGGGTAGGTCTGGCCCGGCGAAACGGTGCCTGTCACGTTGGTGAAGTCCGAGTAAGCCGGCGGCGCGGGTGACGCGTTGGGTGAGTTGTTGTTGATGCCGGCGAAGGTGACGTTGATGATGCGTTCCTCCAGACCCAGGCCCGTGCCATCGGCGCCAGCGTCACAGTAACCACCGCACTCTTCCACGGAGAAGGCCGCACCGGCCACATCCAGGCTGGCGCAGATGGTGCCTCCGCCCTGGATCAGCAGCGCATTCACATCGAAGCCCGTGGTGACACCCAATTCCACGATGGAGAGGTCCAGCGTGGTGGGGTCGTACACCAGGGTGTGGATGGTGTAGGTGCCGAGCGCGGAGACCTCGAAGCTCGGCGCAGCAGCGGCATCGATGATCACCAGGCCGGCGCCTTGGGTGAGGGCGTACACCGTCAGGAATCCCGGGGGCACCACGGCATCACCGTTCGGGGTGGCGCTGAGCGTCACGGGGCTGCCCTCGAAGCAGACCACACCGCCACCGTTGAGCGTGCCAGCGTCCGCATCGCAGCAAAGGATCACCGCGAAGGCGGCACCGGCCACATCCAGGCTGGCGCATATGGTGCCTCCGCCCTGGATCAACAGGGCGTTCACATCGAAGCCCGTGGTCACGCCCGGCTCCACGATGGAGAGGTCCAGCGTGTTGGGGTCGTACACCAGGGTGTGGATCGTGTATGTGCCGAGCGCGTCAACCTCGAAGCTGGGCGTGGGTGATGCGTCGATGATCACCAGGCCGGCGCCTTGGGTGAGCACATAGATCGTTTCGAAGCCGGCAGGTACGTCGGCATCACCGTTGGGGGTGGCGGCCAGCGTCACCGGCGCATCCTCGTAGCAGATGGCACCACCGCCACTGAGCGTGCCCGCATCGGCGTCGCAGCAAAGCACCACCTCGAACACGGCGCCCGCCACATCCAGGCTGGCGCAGATGGTGCCACCGCCTTGGATCAGCAAGGCGTTCACGTCGAAGCCGGTGGTGACACCGATCTCCACGATGTCCAGATCGAGCGTGTTGGGGTCGTACACCAGGGTGTGTATGGTGTAGGTGCCGATCGCGCCCACTTCGAAGCTGGGATCCGGGCCGCCATCGATGATCACCAGGCCCGCGCCTTCGGTGAGTACGTAGATCACTTCGAATCCCGGAGGAACTTCCGCGTCGCCATTCGGGGTGGCGTTGAGCTGCACAGGGCCGTCCTCGAAGCAGGTCTCCGCGCCGCCACTGAGGGTGCCGGCATCGGCATCGCACTCCAGCGCACCACTCACCACAATGGTGTAGTCCTCCACCTGGCCGTAGGTGCTGTTGCCGCAGGGCACGGCATTGATCACGTTCGCATACTCCGAACCATCATGGGTGTCGGTGAGACGGACCCGCATGCGGGTCGCACCGTTCGGCGCGGTGATCGGCACCTGGATGCTGCCGGTGAAAGTGGGACCTGCGCTGATGATCGAGGTCCAGGCCAGTTCATTGGCCTCGAACACCTCGTTCTGGTTCCAATCGATCCACACATAGATCTGGTCCTCGGGGAAACCATTGGAAGTGGACACCGAGATCGGGTTGCTGCTGCCCGCCGTCACGTTGCCCTGGATGCTGGTGAAGTCCTCATAGCCGGCGGTGGACGTGGAGTTGTTGTTGAAACCAGCGAAGGTGACGTTGCTGATCTTCTCGAACTGGGTGCTGGTGGCGCCCGCTGCGCAATAGCCCGGTGGCGGAGCTCCGCAGGCCGTGGCCGATACGCTGATCGAGTAGGGCCCATCCGGTGTGGAAGGTGGATCCACCAGCACGGGGATCCAATAGGTGCCTGCGGGCAGTTCGGCGAAGAAGACGTCGCAGGCGGTGAAGGTGCCCGTGAGCACGCCCGCCAGCACGTCGGGGCATTGGTTCACCACGTTGATCAGGAAGTTGGTGAACTCCGATCCCGGCACGCAGTAGTTGATCGTCACGTTGGCGCAGGTGCTCAGCGTGAAGGCCTCCCACACCACCACGAAGTTGGTACCGGCCAGCACATTGGCGCCGGTGTTGTCACCGCTGTAGGTCACCGTGCCGCCGGGTGCCAGGTTCTGCACCACGGCGCCCGTGCACAGGTCGTTGGGCGGCGGGCCGCCACCGCCAGCCTCCTGGATGTTCACCGTGTAGTCCTCCACCTGGCCGTAGGTGCTGGTGCCGCAGGGGGTCGCGTTGGGTCCCAGGGTGGCATCATGCAACCGCACCCGCATGCGGGTGTTGCCCAGCGTCGCGCTCATGGGAATGGTGATCGGACCGGAGTGCGGCCCAACGCCCATGGGCGAGCTGTACATCAATTCATTGGCCTCGAAGATCTGGTTCTGGTTCAGGTCGATCCACACCAGCACCTGGTCCTCGGGGAAGGCGCCCGCGATGGTCACGGTGATGGAGTTGGTGGCGCCCTGCGTCACGTTCGCCGTGATGCTGGTGAAGTCCTCGTAGCCCGCCGTGGAGGTGGAGCTGTTGTTGATGTTGGCGTAAGTGACGTTGCTGATCTTCTCGAACTGCGTGCTGGTGGCGCCCGCTGTGCAATAACCGCCGGCACAGGCCGCCGCGGAAACGTTCAGTGTGTATGCGCCATTGGCCTGCGCGGCATCGTAGAGCACCGGCACGTACCAGGTGCCTGCGGGCAGCGCCTCATAGAGCAAGGTGCCGTTGTTGTCGCCGCACGCCGTGAAATTGTTCGACGTGTTCAGCACATAGCCCGCGCCCGCAGGACAGGTGGGGCTCAGGAAGATCCAGACCAGGCCGAAGGCGGGATTGGTGCCGCAATAGCTGATGGTGACATTGGCGCAGGTGGTGGTGGTGAACGCGTGCCACACGGTGGGGTCCAGTCCGTCCAGAGGAGAGCCCGGCACGAAATCATTGGTATTGGTGGCGCCTGTGGTGGTGCCATTGAAGACCAGCTGCCCACCGACCGCCAATGGCAACGGGGTCACGTTGGAACAGAGGTCGTTGGCCGGGCCACCACCGCCCATTTCGGCCACTTGCACAGGAGCATCCTGCATGGTGGTGAAGCCTTGCAGCTTCAGCTTGGCGGGGTCGGCCTTGAGGGGCTGCGAGCCGGATTGTGCCACCAGCTGGCCAGCGAAGGCCAAGGCACAGAAGAGGGGGAAGAAGGCGTATTGTCGGGTCATGGGATGGGGTTCTGTGAAGGACGAGCGAAGTTGGGGACAAGGATCCGGGCTTTCGATCGTCCTTCGGGGTGGGTCAAGGGACTACTTTTCAACAGATCCCCGTACGCGCTGTTCGGTGCCGGGGATACATCGATCCGACGGAAACCCTTCCGGCACCCACCAGCGCGGCGCTTCTACCTTTGGGATCCTCCATGGAACGCCTGCAGAACCTGATCGATGGCACGCTGCGCCCGGCCGAAAGCGGCGCCTGGTTGGACGTGCATGCGCCCGCCACCGGCGGTGTGCTGGCCCGCTTGCCCGATAGCGATGAACGCGATGTGGAACTGGCCTGGCAGGCCGCCCGCAAGGCTTTCCCCGCCTGGAACGCGCTGGGGCGGGAGGGCCGCAGCAAGGTGTTGTTGAAACTGGCCGACCTGATCGAACGCGACCTGGAGCATTTCGCCAGGGACGAATCGCGCGACAACGGCAAGCCGCTCACCCTGGCGCGCAAGGTGGACATCCCCCGCGCGGTGGCCAACTTCCGCTTCTTCGCCACGGCCATCCTGCACTTCCCCAGCGAGGCGCACCTGATGGACGATGTGGCGGTGAACTGGACGGACCGCCAGCCCATCGGTGTCGTCGGGTGCATCAGTCCGTGGAACCTGCCGCTCTACCTCTTCACCTGGAAGATCGCGCCCGCGCTGGCCACCGGCAATTGCGTGGTGGCCAAACCCAGCGAGGTGACACCGCTCACCGCTTATCGCATGAGCCAGCTGTGCACCGAAGCGGGCATGCCGCCGGGTGTGCTGAACATCGTGCACGGGTCGGGGCCCAAGGTGGGCGCGGCCATCACGGCGCATCCGGGCATCACGGCCATAAGCTTCACCGGCGGCACGCGCACCGGCGCGGAGATCGCACGTGTGGCGGCGCCCATGTTCAAGAAGCTGAGCCTGGAACTCGGCGGCAAGAACCCCGTGCTGGTCTTCGCCGACTGCGACTTCGATGACATGCTGGCCACCACCCT is a window from the Flavobacteriales bacterium genome containing:
- a CDS encoding aldehyde dehydrogenase; the encoded protein is MERLQNLIDGTLRPAESGAWLDVHAPATGGVLARLPDSDERDVELAWQAARKAFPAWNALGREGRSKVLLKLADLIERDLEHFARDESRDNGKPLTLARKVDIPRAVANFRFFATAILHFPSEAHLMDDVAVNWTDRQPIGVVGCISPWNLPLYLFTWKIAPALATGNCVVAKPSEVTPLTAYRMSQLCTEAGMPPGVLNIVHGSGPKVGAAITAHPGITAISFTGGTRTGAEIARVAAPMFKKLSLELGGKNPVLVFADCDFDDMLATTLRSSFTNQGQICLCGSRILIHRSIYDRFKEAFVARVKALRVGDPDDSASDLGAVVSKEHMEKVLAYIALAREEGGSVLCGGERVMLDGPLRDGWYIAPTVIEGLGPDCRTNQEEIFGPVVTLQAFDDEEQAVALANATPYGLAAVLWTRDLKRSHRVARALQAGIVWVNCWMVRDLRTPFGGVKQSGVGREGGVDALRFFTEAKNVCIRL